Proteins co-encoded in one Quercus robur chromosome 8, dhQueRobu3.1, whole genome shotgun sequence genomic window:
- the LOC126695736 gene encoding putative pentatricopeptide repeat-containing protein At4g17915 has translation MVCRLSTRLLNISIAGFCKSRQLEKAEAVIIDGIRLGVLPDVVTYNTLIDAYCRFVSMDAAYTILPRMREAGISPDVITYNSLLAGATRNCLLSQSLDIFEEMLQSGIHPDVWSYNTLMHCFFKLGKPDEAYRVFRDIILSNLSPCPTTFNIMINGLCRNGYMHNALGLFRNLQRHGFVPKLETYNILIDGLCKAGRLGAARSVLKELGESGLKPNCITYTTVMKRCFKSRQFKLGLEILSEMKSEGHTFDGFAYCTAISALVKMGKINEANDCMGQMIKNGIVLDLVSYNTLINLYCKEGKLEAAFNLLDEIEKRGLECDRYTHTIIIDGLCKAGNIEGAQQHLSYMNTMGFDSNLVALNCMIDGLCKAGQIDCAMKLFESMEIKDSFTYTSLVHNLCRARRFRSASKLLLSCLKGGMKILKSTQRAVLDGLCNSGYTSEARKLKSKIWSARLLH, from the coding sequence ATGGTTTGTAGATTGTCAACTAGGTTGTTGAATATTAGTATTGCTGGATTTTGTAAATCCAGGCAATTGGAAAAGGCTGAAGCGGTTATAATTGATGGTATAAGATTAGGGGTTCTCCCAGATGTGGTAACTTACAATACACTGATTGATGCATATTGCCGTTTTGTCAGCATGGATGCAGCTTATACTATTCTTCCTAGAATGAGAGAAGCTGGTATAAGTCCAGATGTCATTACATACAATTCTTTGTTAGCTGGTGCCACCAGGAATTGCTTATTATCACAATCGTTGGATATATTTGAAGAAATGCTTCAATCAGGTATACATCCTGATGTATGGAGTTACAACACTTTGATGCATTGCTTCTTTAAATTAGGAAAACCGGATGAAGCTTATAGGGTTTTCCGGGATATCATACTTAGCAATCTTTCTCCTTGTCCAACTACATTTAACATCATGATCAATGGCCTTTGTAGAAATGGATACATGCATAATGCCCTTGGTTTATTTAGGAATTTACAACGTCATGGATTTGTCCCCAAATTAGAGACTTATAATATTCTAATTGACGGGCTTTGCAAGGCAGGCAGATTAGGGGCTGCAAGGAGTGTCCTCAAGGAACTTGGGGAATCAGGTCTTAAACCAAATTGCATAACTTATACTACAGTTATGAAACGCTGCTTTAAATCTAGGCAGTTTAAACTAGGGCTTGAGATCTTGTCAGAGATGAAGAGTGAAGGCCATACGTTTGATGGCTTTGCATACTGCACTGCCATTAGTGCTTTAGTTAAGATGGGCAAGATAAATGAGGCAAATGATTGCATGGGGCAGATGATCAAGAATGGCATCGTGCTTGATTTAGTGTCTTATAATACCCTAATTAATCTTTATTGTAAAGAAGGTAAGTTGGAAGCTGCCTTTAATTTGTTGGATGAGATAGAGAAAAGGGGTTTGGAATGTGACAGGTATACTCACACAATTATTATTGATGGATTGTGCAAGGCCGGTAATATTGAAGGGGCTCAACAACATTTGAGTTACATGAATACTATGGGCTTTGATTCAAACTTGGTTGCCCTCAACTGCATGATTGATGGGTTGTGTAAAGCTGGTCAGATTGATTGTGCAATGAAATTGTTTGAATCTATGGAGATTAAGGATTCTTTTACCTACACATCCTTGGTGCACAACCTTTGTAGGGCAAGGAGATTCCGTTCTGCATCCAAGCTTTTACTGTCTTGCTTAAAAGGTGGCATGAAAATACTCAAGTCTACCCAACGTGCTGTCCTCGACGGTCTTTGTAATTCGGGGTATACAAGTGAAGCAAGGAAGCTTAAATCAAAAATTTGGTCGGCTCGTCTGTTACATTGA
- the LOC126695737 gene encoding uncharacterized protein LOC126695737, giving the protein MTPMEHGMYNEKAVIENLPNSQPQGTSGTSSNSVQSETIIVIKEETKYVSKEDENSNPKSDTLETSKVSGDEQKVDSVAPDSHSSIIDIRSTCDTVSGELVNAETVCRICHLSSEHQSRTTTLIQLGCGCKNELGISHPQCAEAWFRSKGNRKCEICGESAKNVTGIEENTGVVVGWTEMRIIASARSSHSSGNDGSCWRRNHFCDFLLACLVLAFILPWFFSRN; this is encoded by the exons ATGACACCAATGGAGCATGGTATGTATAATGAGAAGGCAGTCATTGAGAATTTGCCAAATTCTCAGCCACAAGGAACCAGCGGTACATCATCAAATTCGGTTCAGTCAGAGACTATCATTGTAATAAAAGAAGAGACCAAGTATGTAAGCAAAGAAGATGAGAACTCAAATCCCAAGTCCGATACTTTGGAGACGAGTAAGGTATCTGGGGATGAACAGAAAGTAGATTCTGTAGCACCAGACAGCCATTCCAGCATCATCGATATTAGAAGCACCTGTGATACAGTGAGTGGTGAATTGGTTAATGCTGAAACGGTTTGCAGAATATGTCATTTGAGTTCTGAACACCAATCTAGAACTACAACTCTTATCCAGCTTGGTTGTGGCTGCAAAAATGAACTTGGTATTTCACATCCTCAGTGTGCTGAGGCCTGGTTTAGGAGTAAAGGGAATag AAAGTGTGAAATTTGTGGTGAGAGTGCAAAAAATGTAACAGGCATTGAGGAAAACACAGGAGTTGTGGTGGGGTGGACTGAGATGAGGATAATAGCTAGCGCCAGGAGTTCCCATTCCTCAGGCAATGATGGCTCATGTTGGAGAAGAAATCATTTCTGTGATTTTCTGTTGGCTTGCCTGGTTCTAGCCTTTATACTCCCATGGTTCTTTTCTCGGAATTAA